A stretch of Gymnodinialimonas phycosphaerae DNA encodes these proteins:
- a CDS encoding HD domain-containing protein, translating into MAETVNFTQMKDGTKAEYELLERLEKPFLALTADRVLDELRRQEHVTLEGYRITRLEHAVQSATRAERDGADLDWIVGALLHDIGDGLAPQNHDRLSAEVIRPFVRWDVAWVVEHHGIFQMLYYAHHYNWDRNARDHYRDHPCFDSCATFCERWDQASFDPDYDSEPLEHFEPMVREVFGRKAHGADVLRDGVISPLVA; encoded by the coding sequence ATGGCCGAGACAGTCAATTTCACCCAGATGAAAGACGGCACCAAGGCCGAGTACGAATTGTTGGAGCGGCTGGAGAAACCGTTCCTGGCGCTGACTGCGGATCGTGTGTTGGACGAGTTGCGGCGGCAAGAACATGTGACGCTTGAGGGCTACCGCATCACCCGGCTGGAACACGCCGTACAATCGGCCACACGGGCCGAGCGCGACGGAGCGGACCTCGACTGGATTGTCGGCGCGTTGCTGCACGATATCGGCGACGGGCTGGCGCCCCAAAACCACGATCGGCTGTCGGCAGAGGTGATCCGCCCCTTCGTGCGCTGGGATGTCGCCTGGGTGGTCGAGCATCACGGCATCTTCCAGATGCTCTATTATGCGCATCACTACAACTGGGACCGCAACGCCCGCGACCACTACCGCGACCACCCCTGTTTCGACAGCTGCGCGACCTTCTGCGAGCGGTGGGATCAGGCCAGTTTCGACCCGGACTACGATAGCGAGCCGTTGGAGCACTTCGAGCCGATGGTGCGAGAGGTCTTCGGACGCAAGGCCCATGGCGCGGATGTCC